A region of Mycolicibacterium brumae DNA encodes the following proteins:
- a CDS encoding YchJ family protein: MSVPPTQADPCPCGRGPKYRSCCGPLHTGERQAQTAEELMRSRYAAYAVADADYLWRSWHPRTRPEHPHIDPDVRWTDLEVIDVVDGAAEDQTGVVEFRAHYLDAGERRVLRERSRFVVRGGRWLYLDGEI; the protein is encoded by the coding sequence ATGAGCGTTCCGCCGACGCAGGCCGACCCCTGTCCCTGCGGACGCGGACCGAAATACCGCTCTTGCTGCGGGCCCCTGCACACCGGCGAGCGTCAGGCGCAGACCGCCGAGGAGCTGATGCGGTCGCGCTATGCCGCCTACGCCGTCGCCGACGCCGACTACCTGTGGCGCAGTTGGCATCCGCGGACCCGGCCGGAACATCCGCACATCGACCCGGACGTGCGGTGGACCGACCTGGAGGTCATAGACGTCGTAGACGGCGCGGCGGAGGACCAAACCGGTGTCGTCGAGTTTCGGGCGCACTACCTCGACGCCGGTGAACGCCGGGTGCTGCGGGAGCGGTCCCGGTTCGTGGTGCGCGGCGGGCGCTGGCTCTATCTCGACGGGGAAATCTGA
- a CDS encoding DUF4334 domain-containing protein: MRLSDVLPDAPTSFDAACALFDAAPAVDAEAMIGVWRGVELPTGHPMDGNLERSGWWGKQFVDAETVHPLLFPTADGAALWPMNPVLAFTGLRASKLPGLNTMPVARSITAMRPALAARGPKARLRTTQYRGVDTATMVYDQLPINDVFRGIDGNTVLGAMDMRDSPRPYFFVLRRDDSLPVRV; encoded by the coding sequence ATGCGGCTCAGCGATGTTCTGCCCGATGCTCCGACCAGCTTCGACGCCGCGTGCGCGCTGTTCGACGCGGCCCCGGCCGTGGACGCCGAGGCGATGATCGGAGTGTGGCGCGGCGTGGAACTGCCGACCGGGCATCCGATGGACGGCAACCTGGAGCGCAGCGGTTGGTGGGGTAAGCAGTTCGTCGACGCCGAGACCGTGCACCCGCTGCTGTTCCCCACCGCCGACGGCGCGGCGCTATGGCCGATGAACCCGGTGCTGGCGTTCACCGGGCTGCGCGCGAGCAAACTGCCCGGGCTGAACACGATGCCGGTGGCCCGCAGCATCACCGCCATGCGCCCGGCGCTGGCCGCCCGCGGCCCCAAGGCCCGGCTGCGCACCACCCAATACCGCGGCGTGGACACCGCCACCATGGTCTACGACCAGTTGCCGATCAACGACGTGTTCCGCGGCATCGACGGGAACACCGTCCTCGGCGCGATGGATATGCGCGACTCGCCGCGGCCATACTTTTTCGTGTTGCGCCGCGACGACTCGCTGCCGGTACGGGTCTAA
- the bla gene encoding class A beta-lactamase, which translates to MGEVSRRAALIGSLAIGAAVAFPAVGRAAPAGRFAELEARHNALIGVYAANLDSGRVIEERADESFAMCSTFKAYLAGRVLQLVERGQLTLEQRIFVDSRSIIMNSPVTKLHSGDFMTVAELCQAILQVSDNAAANLLLARVDGPAGITAFARSIGDERSRLDRWETDLNAAAPGDPRDTSSPRALAGGFRELLTGEVLSVQRRRLLEDWMRANQTSSMRAGLPAGWASADKTGSGDYGSTNDVGIAFGPAGERLLLAILIRSAGADPKAEGFRPLVGEVTGQLVPQLI; encoded by the coding sequence GTGGGTGAGGTCTCACGGCGCGCGGCGTTGATCGGTTCGCTGGCGATCGGCGCCGCGGTGGCATTCCCGGCGGTCGGCCGGGCGGCGCCCGCCGGCCGATTCGCCGAACTGGAGGCGCGGCACAACGCGCTGATCGGCGTCTACGCCGCGAATCTCGACTCGGGCCGAGTGATCGAGGAACGCGCCGACGAATCGTTCGCCATGTGCTCGACCTTCAAGGCCTACCTGGCCGGGCGCGTGCTGCAGCTCGTCGAGCGCGGCCAATTGACCCTGGAGCAACGGATTTTTGTCGATTCCCGGTCGATCATCATGAACTCGCCGGTGACCAAGCTGCATTCCGGCGATTTCATGACGGTCGCCGAGCTGTGCCAGGCGATCCTGCAGGTCAGCGACAACGCCGCGGCGAACCTGCTGCTGGCCCGCGTCGACGGGCCGGCGGGAATCACCGCGTTCGCGCGCAGTATCGGCGATGAGCGCAGCCGGCTGGACCGCTGGGAGACCGATCTGAACGCGGCGGCGCCGGGTGACCCGCGAGACACCTCGAGCCCGCGGGCGCTGGCCGGCGGATTCCGCGAACTGCTCACCGGCGAGGTGCTCAGCGTGCAGCGCCGCCGCCTGCTGGAGGACTGGATGCGCGCCAACCAGACGTCCTCGATGCGGGCGGGTCTGCCGGCGGGCTGGGCCAGCGCGGACAAGACCGGCAGCGGGGACTATGGCAGCACCAACGACGTCGGCATCGCGTTCGGACCGGCCGGCGAGCGGCTGCTGCTGGCCATTCTGATCCGCTCCGCGGGCGCCGACCCGAAGGCCGAGGGATTCCGTCCGCTGGTCGGTGAGGTCACCGGCCAGCTTGTGCCGCAACTGATTTAG
- a CDS encoding VOC family protein, which translates to MTQYQAPVGAPIWLDLVSSDPDSAAPFYRGMFGWELEGPRRPDLGGYQNFTLGGERIAGMVPAMADGPTDIWSVYLRTDDAEATARAVQAAGGSILVPPMAVVEFGSMLVATDPAGAVIGFWQPGTHPGFTEWGVHGTPYWFECHSQDYATSQSFYQQVTGARLEELDTSGGGGGPGRYCTLNFGDRGYAGIMDAAGLHPDGVPSFWQVYITVDDVSASVARAAELGGSVLMPGEDTPWGTLAVIRDPLGAVICLGHPPAAKSGG; encoded by the coding sequence ATGACGCAATACCAGGCGCCCGTCGGCGCGCCCATCTGGCTTGACCTGGTCAGCAGCGATCCGGACAGCGCCGCGCCCTTCTACCGCGGCATGTTCGGCTGGGAATTGGAAGGCCCGCGCCGACCCGATCTGGGCGGCTATCAGAACTTCACCCTGGGCGGCGAGCGGATCGCCGGCATGGTGCCCGCTATGGCCGATGGGCCCACCGACATCTGGTCGGTCTACCTGCGCACCGACGACGCCGAAGCCACCGCCCGGGCCGTGCAGGCCGCCGGCGGTTCGATCCTGGTGCCGCCGATGGCCGTCGTCGAGTTCGGCTCCATGCTGGTGGCCACCGACCCGGCCGGCGCGGTGATCGGGTTCTGGCAGCCTGGCACGCATCCCGGCTTCACCGAGTGGGGCGTGCACGGCACGCCCTACTGGTTCGAGTGTCACAGTCAGGACTACGCCACCTCGCAGAGCTTCTACCAGCAGGTGACCGGCGCGCGGCTGGAGGAGCTGGACACCTCCGGCGGGGGAGGTGGACCGGGCCGCTACTGCACGCTGAACTTCGGGGACCGCGGCTACGCCGGAATCATGGACGCCGCGGGCCTGCACCCGGACGGGGTGCCGTCGTTCTGGCAGGTCTACATCACCGTCGACGACGTCTCAGCCTCCGTCGCGCGAGCCGCCGAGTTGGGCGGGTCGGTGCTGATGCCGGGTGAGGACACTCCGTGGGGGACCTTGGCGGTGATCAGGGACCCACTCGGCGCGGTGATCTGCCTGGGCCACCCGCCGGCGGCGAAGTCCGGTGGGTGA
- a CDS encoding M16 family metallopeptidase: MRTQPRPMQHPPTRNEAPRLRPQARGGAESREQSLVRRTTLPSGLRVVTETVPGVRSASVGVWVGVGSRDEGRPVAGAAHFLEHLLFKSTPTRSAVEIAQAVDAVGGELNAFTAREHTCYYAHVLDTDLALGLDLVSDVVLRGRCAAADVEVERDVVLEEIAMRDDDPEDSLGDEFLTAMFGDHPVGRPVIGSVESVTAMTRNQLHSFHIRRYTPERMVVAVAGNVDHDEVLALVREYFGPRLGGSCDPVKPRTGGGRIPGEPELRLITRDAEQTHMLLGVRAPGRHWKHRWALAVLNGALGGGLSSRLFQQIRETRGLAYSVYSSVDTFADSGALSVYAGCLPERFDEVAKVATEVLAEVARDGITESECRIAKGSLRGAMVLGLEDSASRMHRIGRNELHYGEHRSLASALDSIDAVTLDEVNAVAHKLLNGRYGAAVLGDYTSKKKLPKQFSSLS, translated from the coding sequence ATGAGGACGCAGCCCCGGCCGATGCAGCACCCGCCGACGCGTAACGAGGCGCCGCGCTTGCGCCCGCAGGCGCGCGGTGGCGCCGAATCCAGGGAGCAGTCCCTGGTTCGGCGCACCACGCTGCCCAGCGGTCTGCGTGTGGTGACCGAAACGGTGCCGGGCGTGCGCTCGGCGTCGGTCGGCGTCTGGGTCGGCGTCGGCTCCCGCGATGAGGGCCGGCCGGTGGCCGGCGCCGCGCACTTCCTGGAACATCTGCTGTTCAAGTCGACGCCGACGCGCAGCGCGGTGGAAATCGCGCAGGCCGTCGACGCCGTCGGCGGTGAGCTGAACGCGTTCACCGCCCGCGAGCACACCTGCTACTACGCCCACGTGCTGGACACCGACCTGGCCCTGGGCCTGGACCTGGTGTCCGATGTGGTGCTGCGTGGCCGCTGCGCCGCCGCCGACGTCGAGGTCGAACGCGACGTGGTGCTCGAAGAGATCGCCATGCGCGACGACGATCCCGAGGACAGCCTCGGGGACGAGTTCCTGACCGCGATGTTCGGCGATCACCCGGTCGGCCGACCGGTCATCGGCAGCGTCGAGTCGGTGACTGCGATGACCCGAAACCAGTTGCACTCCTTCCACATTCGCCGGTACACCCCGGAGCGGATGGTCGTCGCGGTGGCCGGCAACGTCGACCACGACGAGGTGCTGGCGCTGGTGCGGGAGTACTTCGGACCGCGACTGGGTGGTTCGTGCGACCCGGTCAAACCGCGCACCGGCGGCGGTCGGATTCCCGGCGAGCCGGAGCTTCGGCTGATCACCCGCGACGCCGAACAGACCCACATGCTGCTGGGTGTGCGCGCGCCGGGCCGGCACTGGAAGCACCGCTGGGCGCTGGCCGTGCTGAACGGCGCGCTCGGCGGGGGATTGAGTTCCCGGCTGTTCCAACAGATCCGGGAGACCCGCGGGCTGGCGTACTCGGTGTACTCCTCGGTGGACACCTTCGCCGATTCCGGCGCGCTGTCGGTGTACGCGGGCTGCCTGCCGGAACGCTTCGACGAGGTCGCCAAGGTGGCCACCGAGGTGCTGGCCGAAGTGGCTCGCGACGGCATCACCGAGTCCGAATGCCGGATCGCCAAGGGTTCGCTGCGCGGCGCGATGGTGCTGGGGCTGGAGGATTCCGCTTCCCGGATGCACCGCATCGGCCGCAACGAACTGCACTACGGCGAGCACCGCAGCCTCGCGTCCGCGCTGGACAGCATCGACGCGGTCACCTTGGACGAGGTCAACGCGGTGGCCCACAAACTGCTGAACGGCCGCTACGGCGCCGCGGTGCTGGGCGATTACACCTCGAAAAAGAAACTGCCGAAACAGTTTTCGTCGCTGAGCTGA
- a CDS encoding polyribonucleotide nucleotidyltransferase: MSVAQIDEGVFESTAVIDNGSFGARTIRFETGRLARQAAGSVVAYLDDETMLLSATTASKQPKEHFDFFPLTVDVEERMYAAGRIPGSFFRREGRPSTDAILTCRLIDRPLRPSFVSGLRNEIQVVVTVQSLDPNDLYDVLAINAASASTQLSGLPFSGPVGGVRVALIGDQWVAFPTVEQLEGAVFDMVVAGRVVGDDVAIMMVEAEATDNVIELIAGGATAPTETVVAEGLEAAKPFIKVLCEAQAGLAEAAGKETAEFPLFPDYAPDAFDAVAGVATDALSEAMSIGDKAAREARTDEIKADVLAQLGESFEGREKELGAAFRSLTKKLVRQRILTDHFRIDGRGVTDIRALSAEVAIIPRAHGSALFERGETQILGVTTLDMVKMAQQIDSLGPETSKRYMHHYNFPPFSTGETGRVGSPKRREIGHGALAERALMPVLPSVEEFPYAIRQVSEALGSNGSTSMGSVCASTLSMLNAGVPLKAPVAGIAMGLVSDEVDGETRYVALTDILGAEDAFGDMDFKVAGTKDFVTALQLDTKLDGIPSQVLAGALSQAKDARLTILDVMAEAIDAPDEMSPYAPRITTIKVPVDKIGEVIGPKGKMINSITEETGAQISIEDDGTVFVGAADGPSAQAAIDKINAIANPQLPKVGERFLGTVVKTTDFGAFVSLLPGRDGLVHISKLGRGKRIAKVEDVAKVGDKLRVEIADIDNRGKISLILVDEDAAPADAAPADA, translated from the coding sequence ATGTCTGTCGCACAAATCGACGAAGGCGTTTTCGAATCCACCGCCGTCATCGACAACGGGAGCTTCGGCGCCCGCACCATTCGTTTCGAGACCGGCCGGCTGGCCCGCCAGGCCGCCGGTTCCGTCGTCGCCTACCTCGACGACGAGACCATGCTGCTCTCCGCCACCACGGCCAGCAAGCAGCCCAAGGAACATTTCGACTTCTTCCCGCTGACCGTCGACGTCGAGGAGCGGATGTACGCCGCCGGGCGCATCCCGGGCTCGTTCTTCCGCCGCGAGGGCCGGCCGTCCACCGACGCCATCCTGACCTGCCGCCTGATCGACCGGCCGCTGCGCCCGTCGTTCGTCTCCGGCCTGCGCAACGAGATCCAGGTCGTCGTCACCGTCCAGAGCCTGGATCCCAACGACCTCTACGACGTGCTGGCCATCAACGCCGCCTCGGCGTCCACTCAGCTCTCCGGCCTGCCGTTCTCCGGCCCGGTCGGCGGCGTGCGCGTCGCGCTGATCGGTGACCAGTGGGTCGCGTTCCCGACCGTCGAGCAGCTCGAGGGCGCCGTGTTCGACATGGTCGTCGCCGGTCGCGTCGTGGGTGATGACGTCGCGATCATGATGGTCGAGGCCGAGGCCACCGACAACGTCATCGAGCTGATCGCCGGTGGGGCCACCGCACCGACCGAGACTGTCGTCGCCGAGGGCCTGGAGGCCGCCAAGCCGTTCATCAAGGTGCTGTGTGAGGCCCAGGCCGGTCTGGCCGAGGCCGCCGGCAAGGAGACCGCGGAGTTCCCGCTGTTCCCGGACTACGCCCCCGACGCCTTCGACGCCGTCGCAGGCGTGGCCACTGACGCCCTGTCGGAGGCCATGAGCATCGGCGACAAGGCCGCCCGCGAGGCCCGCACCGACGAGATCAAGGCCGACGTGCTGGCCCAGCTCGGCGAATCCTTCGAGGGCCGCGAGAAGGAACTCGGCGCCGCGTTCCGGTCGCTGACCAAGAAGCTGGTCCGCCAGCGCATCCTGACCGACCACTTCCGCATCGACGGCCGCGGCGTCACCGACATCCGCGCGCTGTCGGCCGAGGTCGCCATCATCCCGCGGGCGCACGGCAGCGCGCTGTTCGAGCGCGGCGAGACCCAGATCCTGGGCGTCACCACCCTCGATATGGTCAAGATGGCCCAGCAGATCGACTCGCTCGGCCCGGAGACCTCCAAGCGCTACATGCACCACTACAACTTCCCGCCGTTCTCCACCGGTGAGACCGGCCGCGTCGGCTCGCCCAAGCGTCGCGAGATCGGCCACGGCGCGCTGGCCGAGCGGGCCCTGATGCCGGTGCTGCCGAGCGTCGAGGAGTTCCCGTACGCCATCCGCCAGGTGTCGGAGGCGCTGGGCTCCAACGGCTCTACCTCGATGGGCTCGGTGTGCGCCTCGACCCTGTCGATGCTGAACGCCGGTGTGCCGCTGAAGGCCCCGGTGGCCGGCATCGCCATGGGCCTGGTGTCCGACGAGGTCGACGGGGAGACCCGCTACGTCGCGCTGACCGACATCCTCGGCGCCGAGGACGCCTTCGGCGACATGGACTTCAAGGTCGCCGGCACCAAGGACTTCGTCACCGCCCTGCAGCTGGACACCAAGCTCGACGGCATCCCGTCGCAGGTGCTGGCCGGCGCGCTGTCGCAGGCCAAGGACGCCCGGCTGACCATCCTGGACGTGATGGCCGAGGCCATCGACGCCCCGGACGAGATGAGCCCGTACGCGCCGCGCATCACCACCATCAAGGTGCCGGTCGACAAGATCGGCGAGGTGATCGGGCCCAAGGGCAAGATGATCAACTCGATCACCGAGGAGACCGGCGCGCAGATCTCCATCGAGGACGACGGCACCGTGTTCGTCGGCGCCGCCGACGGCCCGTCGGCGCAGGCCGCGATCGACAAGATCAACGCGATCGCCAACCCGCAGCTGCCCAAGGTCGGCGAGCGGTTCCTCGGCACCGTGGTCAAGACCACCGACTTCGGCGCGTTCGTCTCGCTGCTGCCCGGCCGCGACGGCCTGGTGCACATCTCGAAGCTGGGCCGCGGCAAGCGGATCGCCAAGGTCGAGGACGTCGCCAAGGTGGGCGACAAGCTGCGGGTCGAGATCGCCGATATCGACAACCGCGGCAAGATCTCGCTGATCCTGGTGGATGAGGACGCAGCCCCGGCCGATGCAGCACCCGCCGACGCGTAA
- the rpsO gene encoding 30S ribosomal protein S15 — MALSAEQKKEILASYGLHETDTGSPEAQVALLTKRISDLTEHLKTHKHDHHSRRGLLLLVGRRRRLLKYVAQVDVARYRSLIERLGLRR; from the coding sequence GTGGCGCTTTCTGCCGAGCAGAAGAAGGAAATCCTGGCCTCTTACGGCCTGCACGAGACCGACACCGGTTCGCCGGAGGCTCAGGTCGCGCTGCTGACCAAGCGGATTTCGGATCTCACCGAGCACCTCAAGACCCACAAGCACGATCACCACAGCCGCCGCGGCCTGCTGCTGCTGGTCGGCCGTCGTCGCCGGCTGCTCAAGTACGTGGCCCAGGTCGACGTCGCGCGCTACCGCTCGCTGATCGAGCGCCTCGGCCTGCGTCGCTGA
- a CDS encoding bifunctional riboflavin kinase/FAD synthetase codes for MQRWRGQDDIPSDWGRCVLTIGVFDGVHRGHAELISRAVQAGRDLGVPTVLMTFDPHPMEVVFPGSHPAQLTTLTRRAELVEELGVDVFLVMPFTADFMKLTPDRYIHELLVERLHVVDVLVGKNFTFGRKAAGNVEMLRAAGDRLGFSVQSISLVTEDLPSQTVTFSSTYIRSCVDAGDVVAAAEALGRPHRVEGVVVRGEGRGRHLGFPTANIAPPMYSAIPADGVYAAWFTVLGRGPTVDSVVPGERYQAALSVGTNPTFFGRTRTVEAFVLDASANLYGQHVAVDFVARIRGQEHFDSVEALIAEIDRDVAKTRQILAVSDPSD; via the coding sequence GTGCAGCGATGGCGCGGCCAGGATGACATCCCCAGCGACTGGGGCAGGTGTGTGCTCACCATCGGCGTTTTCGACGGTGTGCACCGTGGACACGCGGAACTGATTTCCCGCGCGGTGCAGGCCGGCCGGGACCTCGGCGTGCCCACGGTGCTGATGACCTTCGACCCGCATCCGATGGAAGTGGTGTTCCCGGGCAGCCACCCGGCGCAGCTCACCACGCTGACCCGGCGCGCCGAACTCGTCGAGGAACTCGGCGTCGACGTCTTCCTGGTGATGCCGTTCACCGCGGACTTCATGAAGCTCACCCCGGACCGCTACATCCACGAATTGCTGGTGGAGCGTCTGCATGTGGTCGATGTGCTGGTGGGCAAGAACTTCACCTTCGGCCGCAAGGCTGCGGGCAATGTCGAGATGTTGCGCGCGGCCGGGGACCGGCTGGGCTTCTCGGTGCAGTCGATCTCGCTGGTCACCGAGGACCTGCCGAGCCAGACGGTGACGTTCTCCTCGACCTATATCCGGTCCTGCGTGGACGCCGGCGACGTGGTTGCCGCGGCCGAGGCCCTGGGCCGCCCGCACCGCGTCGAAGGCGTGGTGGTCCGCGGTGAGGGCCGCGGTCGACACCTGGGGTTCCCGACCGCAAATATCGCCCCGCCGATGTACTCGGCGATCCCGGCCGACGGGGTGTACGCGGCGTGGTTCACGGTGCTGGGACGCGGGCCGACGGTGGACTCGGTGGTTCCCGGCGAGCGGTATCAGGCCGCGCTGTCGGTGGGCACCAACCCGACGTTCTTCGGCCGCACCCGGACGGTGGAGGCGTTTGTGCTCGACGCCAGCGCCAACCTGTACGGCCAGCACGTGGCCGTCGACTTCGTCGCCCGCATCCGCGGCCAGGAGCATTTCGACTCCGTCGAGGCGCTGATCGCCGAAATCGACCGCGACGTCGCGAAGACCCGGCAGATTCTGGCGGTGTCTGATCCCAGCGATTAG
- the mntR gene encoding manganese-binding transcriptional regulator MntR encodes MTPSGGAGDLTSAAQDYLKTIWTAQEWSSDKVSTKMLAEKLSVSASTVSEAIRRLADQGLVDHEKYGAVTLTDAGRSVALAMVRRHRLLETFLVNELGYGWDEVHDEAEILEHAVSDQMLDRIDAKLGHPTRDPHGDPIPAVDGQVPTPPARRLSDCQSGDEATVARISDADPEMLRYFDDVGITLDAPLRVLARRDFAGLISVAVQSGPRETSVDLGSPAAAAIWVV; translated from the coding sequence GTGACTCCCAGTGGCGGCGCCGGCGATCTGACCTCGGCCGCCCAGGACTATCTGAAAACCATCTGGACGGCCCAGGAGTGGTCGTCGGACAAGGTCAGCACCAAGATGCTGGCCGAGAAGCTGTCGGTTTCGGCCAGCACCGTCTCCGAGGCCATCCGGCGGCTCGCCGATCAGGGCCTGGTCGACCACGAGAAGTACGGCGCGGTGACGCTGACCGACGCCGGGCGCTCGGTCGCGCTGGCGATGGTGCGCAGGCACCGGCTGCTGGAGACGTTCCTGGTCAACGAACTCGGCTACGGCTGGGACGAGGTGCACGACGAGGCGGAGATCCTGGAGCACGCGGTCAGCGACCAGATGCTGGATCGCATCGACGCCAAGCTCGGCCACCCGACCCGGGACCCGCACGGGGACCCGATCCCCGCGGTCGACGGCCAGGTGCCCACTCCCCCGGCCCGGCGGCTCTCGGACTGCCAATCCGGCGACGAGGCCACGGTGGCCCGGATCTCCGACGCCGACCCGGAGATGCTGCGTTATTTCGACGACGTCGGCATCACCTTGGACGCCCCGCTGCGGGTGCTGGCCCGACGGGATTTCGCCGGGTTGATCTCGGTGGCCGTGCAGTCCGGTCCGCGCGAGACGTCCGTCGACCTGGGCAGCCCCGCGGCGGCCGCCATCTGGGTGGTCTAG
- a CDS encoding CBS domain-containing protein, which yields MTGIPAAGSILVADLIGDSVVRVPAEATVAGVAKALVDNGVGVVVVGDDARPAAVLSERDVVRVVAAGDDPAAVKAADIATTKLVWCEHIDSVAKVANVMTDRYIRHILVERDGELAGIVSARDLLGVYAGDADDELV from the coding sequence ATGACTGGCATTCCCGCAGCAGGCTCAATCCTCGTCGCAGACCTGATCGGCGATTCCGTGGTCCGGGTACCGGCCGAGGCCACCGTCGCCGGCGTGGCCAAGGCGCTGGTGGACAACGGGGTCGGCGTGGTCGTCGTCGGTGACGACGCCCGCCCCGCCGCGGTGCTCAGCGAGCGCGACGTGGTCCGCGTGGTGGCCGCCGGCGACGACCCGGCCGCCGTCAAGGCCGCCGATATCGCGACCACCAAGCTGGTGTGGTGTGAGCACATCGACTCGGTCGCCAAGGTCGCCAACGTGATGACCGACCGCTACATCCGGCACATCCTGGTGGAGCGCGACGGCGAACTGGCCGGGATCGTCTCGGCGCGCGACCTGCTCGGCGTGTACGCCGGGGACGCCGACGACGAACTGGTCTGA
- the truB gene encoding tRNA pseudouridine(55) synthase TruB, translated as MKPPPPAPGIVVVDKPGGMTSHDVVGRCRRIFGTRKVGHAGTLDPMATGVLVIGIERATKILGLIAGTDKAYTATIRLGQTTSTDDAEGEPVAAVDAGDVTDEQINAAVAGLRGDILQRPSAVSAIKIDGKRAYQLAREGQAVELAARPVRIERFEVLGVSRADGCVDVAVEVDCSSGTYIRALARDIGETLGVGGHLTALRRTRVGRFGLGQAHTLEALAEAPALSHTLDEACLLGFARRDLTDEQVVDVGHGRALEPAGIDGVYAAVAPNGRVMALLQDSGRRTKSVVVIRPATL; from the coding sequence GTGAAGCCGCCACCGCCGGCGCCCGGGATCGTCGTCGTCGACAAACCGGGCGGAATGACCAGCCACGACGTGGTCGGGCGCTGCCGGCGAATCTTCGGCACCCGCAAGGTGGGCCACGCCGGGACGCTGGACCCGATGGCCACCGGTGTGCTCGTGATCGGGATCGAGCGGGCCACCAAGATCCTCGGCCTGATCGCCGGGACCGACAAGGCCTACACCGCCACCATCCGGCTGGGGCAGACCACCTCCACCGACGACGCCGAAGGCGAACCGGTGGCGGCTGTCGACGCCGGCGACGTCACCGACGAGCAGATCAACGCCGCGGTCGCCGGTCTGCGCGGCGACATCCTGCAGCGCCCATCGGCGGTCAGCGCCATCAAGATCGACGGCAAACGCGCCTACCAGTTGGCCCGCGAGGGCCAAGCCGTCGAGTTGGCCGCCCGGCCGGTGCGTATCGAGCGTTTCGAGGTGCTCGGCGTCTCCCGCGCCGACGGCTGCGTCGACGTCGCGGTCGAGGTGGACTGCAGTTCGGGCACCTACATCCGCGCGCTGGCTCGCGACATCGGTGAAACCCTCGGCGTCGGAGGGCATCTGACCGCACTGCGCCGCACCCGAGTCGGCCGGTTCGGGCTGGGCCAGGCGCACACGTTGGAGGCGCTGGCCGAAGCGCCTGCGCTGAGCCACACCCTGGACGAGGCCTGCCTGTTGGGTTTCGCCCGCCGCGACCTCACCGACGAGCAGGTGGTCGACGTCGGCCACGGCCGCGCCCTGGAGCCGGCCGGGATCGACGGCGTCTACGCCGCGGTCGCGCCAAACGGCCGGGTGATGGCGCTGCTGCAGGACTCCGGGCGTCGCACGAAATCCGTGGTGGTCATCCGCCCCGCCACCCTCTGA
- a CDS encoding 4'-phosphopantetheinyl transferase family protein codes for MTALLISAVAPAPVVGAELYSDPPDLAPLAEEAPLIAKSVDKRRNEFITVRHCARTALAGLGVDPVPILKGDKGEPLWPDGVVGSITHTEGYRGAAVARAAEVRSIGIDAEPHDVLPKGVLDAISLPNERTEISALPAELHWDRILFCAKEATYKAWYPLTHRWLGFEDAHITFELTELRGEAASGVFTSRILIDPAAEHGPPLTTLRGHWTVGSGLALTAIVL; via the coding sequence ATGACCGCGCTGCTGATTTCCGCGGTGGCGCCGGCTCCGGTCGTCGGCGCCGAACTGTATTCGGACCCACCGGATCTGGCGCCGCTGGCCGAAGAGGCGCCGCTGATCGCCAAGTCGGTGGACAAGCGCCGCAACGAGTTCATCACCGTCCGGCATTGCGCGCGAACCGCTTTGGCCGGACTCGGGGTGGATCCTGTGCCGATCCTCAAGGGGGACAAGGGCGAACCGCTCTGGCCCGATGGCGTCGTCGGCTCCATCACCCACACCGAGGGTTATCGAGGCGCGGCGGTGGCCCGGGCCGCCGAGGTGCGCTCCATCGGAATCGACGCCGAGCCGCACGACGTGCTGCCCAAGGGCGTGCTGGACGCGATCAGCCTGCCGAACGAACGGACCGAGATCTCCGCACTGCCCGCCGAGCTGCACTGGGACCGAATCCTGTTCTGCGCCAAGGAGGCGACCTACAAGGCGTGGTACCCGCTGACCCACCGCTGGCTGGGCTTCGAGGACGCCCACATCACCTTCGAGCTCACCGAGCTGCGCGGCGAGGCCGCGAGCGGGGTGTTCACCTCCCGCATCCTGATCGATCCGGCAGCCGAACACGGCCCGCCGCTGACCACACTGCGGGGCCACTGGACGGTGGGCTCCGGGCTGGCGCTGACGGCGATCGTGCTGTGA